CGATCCGGCGGCCGAGGCCCACCGGGGAGTCGCAGATGCCGATGACGCGGTCGCCGAGGTGGCGGGACATGGCCTCGGTGACCAGACCGGCCGGGTTGGTGAAGTTGATGACCCAGGCGTCGGGGGCGACCCGCGCGACGCGCCGTGCGATGTCCTCGGCCACCGGGACCGTGCGCAGGCCGTAGGCGATGCCGCCCGCGCCGACCGTCTCCTGGCCGAGTACGCCCTCGTCCAGCGCCACCTTCTCGTCGTTCGCCCTGCCCTCCAGGCCGCCGACGCGGATCGCGGAGAAGACGAAGTCGGCGCCGGTGAGTGCCTCGTCGAGGTCGGTCGTGGCGCTCACCGCGGGGGCGTCGGGCACCCCCGCCGCCTGCTCGGCCAGGACCCGGGTGACCGCCGAGAGGCGGCCCGCGTCGAGGTCGTGCAGGACGACGCGGGTCACCCGGCCCTCGGCGTGGTCGCCCAGAAGGGCCCCGTACACGAGCGGGACGCGGAATCCGCCGCCGCCCAGAATCGTCAGCTTCAAGGTTGCACCTTTCCTGCCGTGATGACCTGCACCCCGGCCTCCTGCAGAGAGGACTGCGTCGCCGGGTCCACCGGCGCGTTCGTCACCACCATGTCCAGGTCCTCGGGACCGCAGACCTTCGCCATGCCCGTACCGGGGAACTTGGCCCGGTCGGCGAGCAGCACGACCCGGTCGGCGGCCTTGATCATGGCGCGCTTGACCGGCACCTCGACCACCGTGGTGTCCATCACCTGACCGCCGGGCCGGATGCCGCTGGTGCCCAGGAAGAGCCAGTCGGCGTGCAGCTGGCGCAGGTTGTCCTCGGTGAGGAAACCGACCAGGGAGCGGTACTCGCGCCGGACCATGCCGCCCAGGAGCACCAGTTCGATGCCCTCGTCGTCCACCAGCTCCTCGAAGACCACCAGGTTGCTGGTGATCACGGTGAGGCGGCGGCCGTGCAGCTGCCGGGCCAGCCGGTAGGCGGTGGTGCCGATGTCGAGCAGCACGGAGGAGCCGTCCTCGACGAGTGAGGCGGCCTTGGCGGCTATCGCGTCCTTCTCGGCGACGCGCACCTCGGCGACCTCGGCGAAGGGCTGGTCGCCCTCCTCCACCACGGCGCCGCCGTGTACACGTGTGAGCAGGCCCTCCTCCTCCAGTCTGACCAGGTCGCGCCGGACGGTGGCGGGGCTCACGCCCAACTGCTCGGAGAGATCGGTCACGGCCGCGGGGCCCCCTGAACGCAGGGCCCGCAGGATGAGTTGATGTCGTCGTTCTGCCAGCACGCGGTGAACAGTACTCGTCATCTTCAATCATTTCTATGCTTGGTTCTGCTCGACTCTTGCCAAATCTTCCGAAGACGCGCACGATTCCGGTCATCAAACTCATCAAACTGACGAGTTTTGACGAGAGGATGCGCGCGTGGACGACGAACGGCCCGATGTCCTGCTGACCGGGCTGCTCTTCTTCGACCTCGTCCTCACCGGCCTGGGCAAGCCCCCGACGCCCGGCGAGGAGATCTGGACGTCGGGGATGGGCACCAGCCCCGGCGGGATCGCGAACCTCGCCGTGGCCGCCGCCCGGTACGGTCTGAGGACCTCCCTGGCCACGGTCTTCGGGGACGACGCGTACGGCACCCACTGCCGCGACGTCCTCGCCGGACAGGAGGGCGTCGACCTCTCGCTCTCGCGCACCGCGGACGACTGGCACACCCCCGTCACCGTCTCGCTCGCCTACGACGGCGACCGCGCCCTGATCACCCACGGGCAGCCGCCCCCGTACTCCCAGGACACCCTGCTGGGGGACCCGCCCGAGGCGCGCACCGCCCTCGTGCACCTGGAGGCCGAGCCCCACCGGTGGCTGGCCAAGGCGGCGGCCAACGGCACGCACATCTACGCGGACGTCGGCTGGGACCCCACCCAGGTGTGGTCCGCCGACCTGCTCGACCAGCTCGCCCTGTGCCACGCCTTCCTGCCCAACGAGACCGAGGCGATGGCGTACACCCGCACGGACACCGCGATCGCGGCGCTGGGCACGCTCAGCGAGCTCGTGCCGGTGGCCGTCGTCACCCGGGGCGGCGACGGCGCGGTCGCCGTGGACCAGACGACCGGCGAGTACGCGGACGTCCCGGCCCTCCCCGTGGACGTCGTCGACTCGACGGGCGCCGGTGACGTGTTCGGCGCCAGCTTCGTCGCCGCCTCGCTCGGCGGCTGGCCGCTGGAGGAACGGCTGCGGTTCGCCGTACTGGCCGCCTCCCTGTCCGTGCGGGAGCGCGGCGGGGCGCTGGCCGCGCCCGGCTGGTACCACATACACCGCTGGTGGCACACGCTCGACGACCCCGCACTGCGGCGCGCCTACGGCTTCCTGGCCGACCGGCTGCCGGCCGATCCCGGCCCGCCGGTGCGCTTCGCGCCTGTCACACCCTGACTTCACCCCCCCTTCCCCCCTTACTCACTCACGCCCTTACGCACTTTTACGCACCGAACAGATCCGAAAGGCGGTGGGAGCTGTGCAGCTCTCACGAAGAGGCCTCCTGCGCGCGGGCCTGGCCGGCACGGCCGCCACGACGCTCGGGGGCCTGGCGAGCGGCTGCGCCGTTCCGACCGGCTCCACCGGGCGCAACATGGTCCTGTGGTACTGGAGCGGCGGTCTGAGCGACACCGTCGTCAAGAACGCCAAGGCGCGTTACGACAGCTCGGTGGACCTCCGGGCCATCCAGATCGGCGGCCAGTACCGCTCCAAGCTCATCACCACGATCACCGGCCAGGCCCACGTCCCCGACATCGCGGGGCTCAAGGGCGAGGACATGGCCGCCTACCTGCCGAACGCGGACCAGTTCATCGATCTGCGGACGCTGGGCGCGGAGAAGTACCGGAGCCAGTACCTGTCCTGGAAGTGGGACCAGGGCATCGCCGACGACGGCACGATGGTCGGCTTCCCGATCGACTGCGGGCCGGTCGCCCACTACTACCAGTACGAGATCTTCCGCAGGGCGGGGCTGCCGTACGAGCCCGACGACGTGTCGAAGGAGCTGAACACCTGGGAGCGGTTCTTCGACGCGGGCGTGCAGCTCGGCAAGCGCGTCCCGGGGGCCAGGCTGCTGACCGACGTCAACTCCGTCTTCGAGAACGTCGTCCAGCAGGGCGCGAAGCGGTACGTCGACAAGGACCGCCACTTCATCGGCGACCAGGAGCATGTGCGCCAGGCCTGGGCCCTCGCCGTGGAGGCCAAGCAGCGGAAGATCGTCTCGGACCTGGTGAACGGCACCCCGGACCAGCTGTCGGCCATCCAGGACGGCAAACTGCCCAGCCAACTGGGCGCCTCCTGGGCCAGCTTCGACATCAAGAACGGCGTGCCGAAGACCAAGGGCCGGTGGCGGATCGCCGACATGCCGGTACGGCCGGCCAACAACGGCGGCTCGTTCCTGTCGATCACCAAGGCGTGCCGGGAGCCCGAGCAGGCCTTCCAGATCATCACCTGGATCCTCAACGCGGCCAACCAGGCCCAGGGTTACGTCGACGCGGGTCTCTTCCCCTCCACGCCCGCCTCCTACGACCTCAAGCAGCTCCGGGAGGCCGACCCCTTCTTCGGCGGCCAGGTCACCACGGACGTCTTCGGGCCCGCCGCGCAGAAGATCGTGGTCGCCTACAACAGCCCGTACGACATCGCGCTCGGGACACCCATCAAGGACGAGATCAAGAACGTCGGCGTCCTCGGCAAGGACCCCGGGAAAGCCTGGAGTGACGCCATGAGCAAGTGCCGTCGTATCGCGAAGCACCTGGGGGTGAGCTACTGATGGCCGTCATCGAGCAGTCCCCTCCGGCTGTGGCGCCGCGGCTCTCGCCGACCGGGCCGAAGAAGGGGTGGCGCAAGTACTGGCACCTCTACGCCGCGATCTCGCCCTTCTACCTGATCTTCCTCGGATTCGGCCTGTTCCCGGTCGGCTTCTCGCTCTACCTGTCGTTCCACCGCTGGGACGGCCTCGGCTCGATGGAGTGGGCCGGGCTCTCGCAGTACCGGTACCTGCTGACCGACAGCGACTTCTGGAACTCGATCGGCAACACGATCATCATCTGGGCGCTGGCCACCTTCCCGATGATCCTGCTGGCGATGGTCACGGCCGTGATGCTCAACTCCGCGGTCCGCTTCAAGAGCCTGTACCGCGTCGCCTACTTCCTGCCGAACGTCACCTCGGTCGTCGCCATCGCGATCGTCTTCGGCTCGATCTTCTCCACCAACAACGGCGTGGTGAACGCCGTCCTGCACGGGGTGGGGATCGACCAGGTGGCCTGGCTGAACACCCCGTGGGGCATCAAGGTCACCATCGCGGCGCTGATGACCTGGCAGTGGACCGGCTACAACGCGATCATCTTCCTCGCCGGGCTCCAGACCATCCCGAGCGAACTGTACGAGGCGGCGCGGGTGGACGGCGCCAACCCCTTCCAGACCTTCTTCCGGATCACGCTGCCGCTGCTGCGGCCCACGCTGCTGTTCGTGCTCGTCGTCTCGACGGTCACGGGCCTGCAGAGCTTCTCCGAACCACAGGTCCTGCTCCAGACCTCGTCCAACGACTCGACCTTCGCGGGCGGTCCGGGCCACTCGGGCCAGACGATGGTCCTCTACTTCTTCCAGCAGACCTTCGACAACAACGACTTCGGGTACGGAGCCGCGGTGGCGTGGGGCATCTTCCTCGTCGTCGTCCTCTTCTCGATCATCAACTGGCGCCTCGTGCAGCGCCGGGGCGACTAGGAAGGGCCCGCAAAATGGCATCCATCAAGGGGTCCCGCCGCAGAGGGCTCGCGCTGCACCTGCCGCTGATCGTCGGCACGCTGATCTCGGCCTTCCCGTTCTACTGGGCCGTCATCATGTCGACGCACAGCTCGTCGGAGATCTTCTCGTACCCGCCGAAGCTGCTGCCGGGCACGCACTTCCTGGAGAACGTCCGCAATCTCTTCGACGCCATCGACTTCTTCGGGTCGATGTGGAACTCGCTGCTGGTCGCGACGTCGGTGACCTTCCTGGTCCTGCTCTTCGACTCCCTCGCGGCGTTCGTCTTCGCCAAGTTCGAGTTCCCCGGCAAGGGGCTGCTGTTCGGGCTGCTCATGGTGATCTTCATGGTCCCGGCGCAGCTGTCGGTCATCCCGCAGTTCGTCGTCATGGCGAAGATCGGCTGGATCGGCTCGATGACCGCGCTGATCGTGCCGGCCGCGGCCAACGCCTTCGGCATCTTCTGGATGCGCCAGTACATGAAGACGGCCATCCACGACGAGTTGCTCGACGCCTCCAAGCTCGACGGCGCGAACTTCCTGCGCCAGTACTGGCACGTGGCGCTGCCGGTGGTCCGCCCCGGTCTCGCCTTCCTCGGCATCTTCACCTTCATGGGCCAGTGGAACGACTTCGCCTGGCCCCTGATCTCCCTCACCAACCCCGACAACGTGACCCTCCAGGTCGCGTTGTCCCAGCTCAACGGCACCCACGGCACCACCGACTACGGCATCGTCATGACCGGCGCGCTGCTCGCCCTCATCCCGCTGCTGATCGTGTTCGCGATCGGTGCCAAGCAGATCATCGGCGACCTCGCGAAAGGAGCCGTCCGCGGATGACGAGCGATCCCCTGCTCGCCCTGCGCCCCTGGGAGTCACCCGAGGTGACCTCCTGGGGGCGGCTGCCCATGAACGCCGTCGACCGGCGTTGCGGCGCCCTCTCCCTCGACGGCGACTGGCGCTTCCAGCTCCTCCCCCACCCCACCGCCCCCGTGGGCGACGACTGGTCCACGGCCCGAGTGCCCGGCGCCTGGACCCTCCAGGACACCGACGACCTGCCCTGGTACACCAACGTCCGGATGCCGTGGGGCGACTTCCCGCCCGCGTCGCCGGACGCCAACCCGACGGGTGTGTACGAGCGCGAGTTCGACGTTCCGGCCGAGTGGGCGGGCCGGCGGATCGTGCTCCAGGTCGGCGCCGCCGAGAGCGTGCTGCTCGTGCACGTGGACGGACGGCCGGTCGGCATCTCCAAGGACTCCCATCTGGCGGCCGAGTTCGACCTGTCCGACGTCGTGTGGCCGGGCCGCCCGGCGACCGTGCGGCTGACGGTCGTCAAGTGGTCCGACGCCACCCACATCGAGGACCAGGACCAGTGGTGGCACGGCGGCATCACCCGCTCGGTGCTGCTGTACGCGACGGACCCGCTGCACCTCGCGGACGTCACCGTGCGGGCACCGGCCTCCGGTGAGCTGCGCGTCGACTGCCGGGTGCGGGACGCGGGCGGCGCGCTGCCCGCGGGCTGGTACGTCACCGGTGAGATCGACGGTCACCTCCTCCTCCAGGACGCCGAGTTCGACCGCTCCAACGCCGAGGACGACCGCGTCTCCGACTTCCTGGGCGAGCCCCGGCTGGGGGTGCGCGTGTCCGACGTACGCACCTGGAACGCCGAGACGCCCGAGCTGTACGACCTGACCGTCCGGCTGCACCGCGCCGACGGAACGGTCGCCGACACCTCTCAGCGGCGGATCGGTTTCCGGGACGTCGAGATCGTCGGCCGGGACCTGCTGGTCAACGGGGAGCGGATATACGTCCGGGGCGTCAACCGGCACGACTTCCATCCGCTGACCGGGCGGACCGTGTCGTACGACGACATGCGCGCCGATCTCGTCCTGCTCAAGCGGTTCGGGTTCAACGCGATCCGCACCGCCCACTATCCGAACGACCCGACGCTGTACGACCTCGCGGACGAGCTCGGTTTCTACGTGGTCGACGAGGCGGACATCGAGTCGCACGACCACGCGCACGAGATCGCGGACGATCCGCGCTATCTGAACGCCTTCGTGGACCGGGTCTCGCGGATGGTCCTGCGGGACAAGAACCACCCGTCGGTCATCATCTGGTCGCTGGGCAACGAGTCCGACTACGGCGCCAACCACGACGCGGCGGCGGGCTGGCTGCGCCGGCACGACCCGACCCGGCCGCTCCAGTACGAGGGCGCGGCCAAGCTCGGCTGGGCCGATCCGGCGGTCGCCTCCGACATCGCCTGCCCGATGTACGCGCCGCTGGAGGACTGTGTCGCGCACGCCCTGTCCGGCAGGCAGACCAAGCCGCTCATCCAGTGCGAGTACTCGCACGCCATGGGCAACAGCAACGGCACGCTCGCCGACCACTGGGCCGCCATCGAGTCAACTCCGGGACTTCAGGGCGGGTTCATCTGGGAGTTCTGGGACCACGGCATTCTCCAGTGCGTGAACAGCGGCAGACCTCTCGGACGCGCGGGCGCCGGGCTCCATGACAACGGTGTCGCCGCCCCCGGCCTGCGCTGGGCGTACGGCGGCGACTTCGGCGAGACGATCCACGACGGCGCCTTCATCGCCGACGGTGTCGTCTTCCCCGACCGCACGCCCAAGCCCGTCATGTTCGAGCACCGGGAGATCGCGGCCCCGGTGCGCCTGGAGGCCTTCCGGCACGAGGGGCTCGTCGTCGCCAACCACCAGAGCTTCCGGGGCCTGGACTGGCTCACGGCCACCTGGGAACTGACGCTCGCGGACGGCCGCACCCTGACCGCGCCCGCCGAACTGCCGGATCTGCGCCCTGGTGAGACGGCTGCCGTGCCGCTGCCCTTCGAGCTGCCGGCGGACGGCGGCGAGGCCTGGGTGACCCTGCGGGTGACGACGGCCGGTGACGAGCCGTGGGCGCCGCGCGGCACCGAGATCTGCGTGCCCCAGCTGCTGCTGCGGGCCGCGCCCGAGGTGCCGGAGACCGTGGTCGCGGGACCGCGCGTCAAGGTCGACGCGGACGGGCTGCTGGTCCACCCACTGCTGACGTCGGCGCCCGTGCTGTCCCTGTGGCGGGCACCGACCGACAACGACGAGCTGGGCGGCATGGCGGCCCGCTGGCAGGACTGGGGCCTCGACACCCTCGTACGCAAGGCCGTCGACGTGCGGCGCGACGGCGGGCAGGTGACCGTGCTCGCCGAGTACGCGGCGAACGCCGGTGTGATCCGCCACGAGCAGGTGTTCACCCCCGTCCAGGGCGGCATCCGCGTCGAGGAGGGCGTCGAGCTGCCGGACGCCTACGCCGATGTGGCCCGGGTCGGTTCCGTGTTCGAGACGGTGTCCGGGCTCGACCTGCTGGAGTGGTTCGGGCAGGGCCCCTGGGAGTCCTATCCGGACCGCGCCGCCGGAGCGCCCGTCGGGCATCACTCGGCCCCCGTGGACTCCCTGTTCACCCCCTATCTGCGACCGCAGGAGAGCGGCGGACGGCACGGTGTACGACGGTTCAGGCTGTCGGCGCCGGACGCCACCGGTCTCTCGGTCGTGCTGGACCGGCCGCGCCAGGTCTCCGTGACCCGGTTCCGCGCCGAGGAGCTGGCCGCCGCCACGCACCACGACCAGCTGACGGCGCGGCCCGGCTGCGTGGTCCACATCGACGCGGCACACCGCGGGCTCGGCACGGCGTCGTGCGGCCCCGACACCTTCCCCTCCTATCTCCTGCAGCCGGGCACCCACCGCTGGGCCTGGACTCTCCGCACGCTCTAGCTCCCCCCACACACCTCCTCTCACCTCACAGAACCTCTTACGGAGTCAGTTGTGTGCACCTCGCACGAGTCCGGGCACGAGCCTGCCCTGGAAGCACCCCAGGCGGGCGCCGGACGGCGTACCTTCCTGCGGGCGACCGCGCTGATCGGGGCGGCGGCGACCACGTCCGTCGCCCTGCCGACGGCCGCCGAAGCCGTGACCGACAGGGCGCGTTCGTCGTGGCGGCCCGACACCGAGAGCCGCCGGTTCACGCTCGCCGTGATGCCCGACACCCAGTACCTCTTCGACGGGCCGAGCATCGACAAGGCGCCCGTCGAGGCGTCCCTGCGGTATCTGCTGGAGCACGGACGGGACGAGAACATCGTGTTCCTGTCCCATCTGGGCGACCTCACCCAGAACGGCGCCGCACCGGAGGTCGCCGCGATCGGCGAGGCGTTCCGGCTGCTGGACCGGCGGGGCGTCGGCTACAGCGTCCTCGCGGGCAACCACGACGTGAGGTCCTCCACCACCGACCAGCGGGGCGCCTCCCCGTACCTCGACGTGTTCGGGCCGGCGCGGTTCAAGGGGAAGAAGACCTTCGGCGGGGCGTCGGCCGACGGCTACAACACCTTCCACGTGTTCAAGGCGGCCGGGCGGGAGTGGCTGGTCCTCGCGCTGGACTGGCGGCTGTCGGACAAGGGTTACGCGTGGGCGAAGGACGTCCTGGCGAAGCACCCGGCCCTGCCGGTGATCCTCACGACGCACGAACTGGTCGTCGAGGACGGCTCCCTGTCCGACTACGGGCAGCAGCTGTGGGACAAGCTGATCGCCGACCACGACCAGATCTTCCTCACCCTCAACGGGCACTACTGGCCCGCCGGCCGCGCGACGCGCAAGAACGCGGCGGGACATGACGTCGAGCTGCACCTGACGAACTATCAGAACCGGTACTTCGGCGGCGCGGCGATGATCCGCCTCTACCGTTTCGACCTCGACCGGAACACCATCGACGTGGAGACGGTCTCCCCGTGGATCCTCGGCCGGGCCGCGAAGGGGCTCAACGAGCTGGAGCGGCAGGAGATCGAGCTCAGCGGCGAGGCCGACCGGTTCTCCGTCGACATCGACTTCGCGGAGCGTTTCGCCGGCTTCGCCCCGGTGCCCGCACGCCCTGCCCGCCCGGCCTCGAAGATGGTGATCCCGGGCACGGTGGCGTACTGGCGCTTCGACGGACAGACGGACGGCGCCGCCCTCACGGGCACGGTCCGTGACCGGTCCGGCCGCGGCAACGATCTGACGCCGGTGTCGGTCGGGGGCGCCACGCTCAACTGGTCGAGCGACCACCACCCGGACCAGCCCGGCCACGGCAGCCTGGACTTCAACGGCTTCAAGTCGCCGCTCAAGGGCGCCTATCTGCGCACGGTAGACGGCGCGCCCCTCAACTCGGCCACGTTCGAGTCCGGTTACACCATCGAGGCGTTCTACCGGCTGCCCGCCGACTGGGACCCCTCGCACCACGCCTGGGCCGGAGTGGTCAGCCGCACCGGTACGGGCGGCGCCGCGGGCAGGACCGGCGACGACCCGGACGAGCCGCTCGCCACGCTGTCCCTCTCCAACGACCGCGAGCCCCAGTGGGCCATGCGGCCCCTCAACCAGCAGGGCATCGCCACCAACTGGGGCCAGGAGACACCGCTGGAGACCTGGTGGCACCTCGCGGTCGTCAACGACGGCAGGCACACCACGCTGTACGTCCAGGGCTGCCCGGTCGTCCGCAACCCGACGGCGACCTCGACCGGCATCACCTCGGTCGGGCTGCCCTGGCTGCTCGGCGGCTACGAGTACGCGGGGAAGATCGACCAGATCCTGCACGGCCGCCTCGGCGACGTACGGATCGTCGAACGGGCACTGCCCGTCAGCGCGTTCATGAACCACTGATCCACCACCGACACACACCACCGACACACACCGTCAGGCTCCGCCAAGCCTCGTGGACTCCACACCTCTCCAGATCCCACCAGATCCCAAGGGACCCAAAGACCATGACCGAGCAACAGCTGCCTGCCTGGGCCGACCCCACCGTCTCCCCCGCCGGCCTGGACGCGCAGGGCGTGTCCCGGCGTCAACTCCTGCACCGGGCAGGCCTCTTCGGCGCCGCCTTCGCCGCCGGGTCACTGGCGACACCCGCCGCCGCTGCCACTCCCCGTCGGCTCGGCGGCAGCGACCCGCGCCTCGCCTACCTCGTCGGCGACCATCACATCCACACCGTCTACAGCCACGACGCCAAGTACACGTTCTCCCAACTGGCCTCTGCGGGCGAGAAGTTCGGCCTCGACTGGATGGTGTTCACCGAGCACTCCAACTTCGGGCACGCCCAGTTCGGGGCACCGCTGGAGCACGCCGAGATCCTCAAGGCGCGGAAGGAGAACCCGCGTCAGCTGATCTTCCAGGGCCTGGAGTGGTACATCCCGGGCGCCGAGCACTGCACGGTCTTCTCCCCGCCCGGCAAGCACGAGGTCGACCTGCTCACGAAGTTCGAGAGTGCCTACGACGGCAAGCTCCTCGGCTACACGGAGGGCTCGGCGGGTGCCGCCGACACCGCCCGCAACGAGGCACACGCGGTCAAGGCGATCAAGTGGCTGGCCGAGCAGCGCCGCACCGGATACGTCGACGACGTGCTGGTCCTCGCCAACCACCCGATGCGCCTGGGCATCGACTCCCCGCACGAGATGCGCAACTGGCGGGACGCGGCGCCGGAGATCATGATCGGGATGGAGGGCGCGCCCGGCGCCCAGGGCGCGGCCATTCCCGGCTGGCGCGGGGCCACCTCGATCCGCGGCGAGTACGAGAACAAGCCGTCCGCGCAGTCCTGGGCGGGCTATCCGGCGGACGGGTATCTGACGTACGGCGGTTTCGACTGGGCGACCGCGACGGTCGGCGGTCTGTGGGACTCGATGCTGGCCGAAGGCAGCCTGTTCTCGATCACCACGAACTCCGACGCGCACCGGATCGTCTTCGACACCTGGAAGAACGGCGACTGGCCGGTCGGGCAGAACTTCGACAACACCGGCAAGCTGCCCGACCCGGTGAACACCGACACCCCGCAGCCCGGCAGCGACTTCTGGCCCGGCCAGTTCAGCCGCACCCACGTGGGCGTCACCGGCTACGGCTACCGCGCGGTGATGGCGGGCATGCGCGCGGGCCGGGTCTGGCTGGACCACGGCCATCTGCTGGACGGGCTCGACGTACGGCTGACGCGTGACTGCGACGCCGGCCGGGGTGTCACGCTGGGGGGCCGGCTCCGCGTCCGCAGGGGCGAGAAGCTCACGCTGAACATCACCGTGACCAGCGCCTCCCGCCTCAACCCGCAGGGAATCCTGCCCGAGTTGGCGCACGTCGACGTGATCCGGGGCGCGGTGCGCGGCCCGGTCGCCGACCGGGACACCTGGAAGGCGCCGGACACGAGGGTCGTGAAGTCGAAGGACGTGACGGGGCGCACGGGAACGTACACCCTGCGCGTGCCGCTGACCGTCGGTGACGAGTCCTTCTACGTCCGGCTGCGGGGCAGCGACGGCAACCGGCACGGTGCCGGATACCTCGGCGCCTCGGTCGACCCGCACGGTCCGATCACCCACGAGCCCGGAAACGGTGACCCGTGGGCCGATACGTGGTTCTATTCCAACCCGGTATTCGTCGACGTCCTGGGTGGCTGACTGATGAAGCGTCAACTCCTGTCCCTGACCGCGCTCTTGGGCCTTGCCGGAGCGCTCTCGCTCGGCGGCGGTGGAGCAGCCTCCGCCGCCGACGCACAGTGGACGGAGACCGGCGCGACCCAGGTCGACTCCCTCGGCAGCGGTCAGGGGCTGGCCTCCCGCGCGGACGGCACGCTCCTGTACCGCGGCCTCACCTCGATCCCGCTGGACCTGCGCATCGCCGGCTGGAACCACATCGGTGACCCGGACATCGCGAACGGGTACGTGTTCGACGCCTACCAGGGCCCGGACACGGCCACGTCCAAGATGTTCGCGGTCACCACCCCGGCCGGGCAGCGCTATCAGTACGTGCACCAGCTCGACTCCGGCGAGAAACTGAACAACTCCTTCGCCACCGTCTCGCCCGACGGCCAGTGGCTGGTCTCGGGCGAGTGGGGCGACCAGTCCCGTCTGCAGGTGTTCCCGGCCCCGCTCCTCAACGCGTCGACGCCGGCCACCGGCGGCACGCTGGCGCAGGCCGGGCAGATCACCCTGGACCGGACGGTGCGGGACATCCAGGGCTGCGACTTCGTCACCGCGACCCGGCTGCTGTGTGCCTCGGACGACGACTCGGGCACCCTGTTCCCGGAGATCCGCCCGCTGCTCCAGGTCGACCTGGCCCGCGCGGTGGACGGCAGGACGGTCACGGGCCGTGTCACGAGCCTGTTCGCCCTCCCGCAGCGCAGCACCTGCACGGGAACGGCGTACGAGGCGGAGGGCGTCGACTACGACACGAACACCGGCGTCCTGCGCGCCCAGGTCGTCCAGCCGGGCATCTGCGCGCTGGCGACCACCGTGTACTCGTACCAGCAGGTCACGGGCTGACGGACCGGTCGCCGGGGCGTAGCGTGGGCCGC
The DNA window shown above is from Streptomyces sp. NBC_01451 and carries:
- a CDS encoding DeoR/GlpR family DNA-binding transcription regulator, whose protein sequence is MLAERRHQLILRALRSGGPAAVTDLSEQLGVSPATVRRDLVRLEEEGLLTRVHGGAVVEEGDQPFAEVAEVRVAEKDAIAAKAASLVEDGSSVLLDIGTTAYRLARQLHGRRLTVITSNLVVFEELVDDEGIELVLLGGMVRREYRSLVGFLTEDNLRQLHADWLFLGTSGIRPGGQVMDTTVVEVPVKRAMIKAADRVVLLADRAKFPGTGMAKVCGPEDLDMVVTNAPVDPATQSSLQEAGVQVITAGKVQP
- a CDS encoding carbohydrate kinase family protein, whose product is MDDERPDVLLTGLLFFDLVLTGLGKPPTPGEEIWTSGMGTSPGGIANLAVAAARYGLRTSLATVFGDDAYGTHCRDVLAGQEGVDLSLSRTADDWHTPVTVSLAYDGDRALITHGQPPPYSQDTLLGDPPEARTALVHLEAEPHRWLAKAAANGTHIYADVGWDPTQVWSADLLDQLALCHAFLPNETEAMAYTRTDTAIAALGTLSELVPVAVVTRGGDGAVAVDQTTGEYADVPALPVDVVDSTGAGDVFGASFVAASLGGWPLEERLRFAVLAASLSVRERGGALAAPGWYHIHRWWHTLDDPALRRAYGFLADRLPADPGPPVRFAPVTP
- a CDS encoding ABC transporter substrate-binding protein, yielding MQLSRRGLLRAGLAGTAATTLGGLASGCAVPTGSTGRNMVLWYWSGGLSDTVVKNAKARYDSSVDLRAIQIGGQYRSKLITTITGQAHVPDIAGLKGEDMAAYLPNADQFIDLRTLGAEKYRSQYLSWKWDQGIADDGTMVGFPIDCGPVAHYYQYEIFRRAGLPYEPDDVSKELNTWERFFDAGVQLGKRVPGARLLTDVNSVFENVVQQGAKRYVDKDRHFIGDQEHVRQAWALAVEAKQRKIVSDLVNGTPDQLSAIQDGKLPSQLGASWASFDIKNGVPKTKGRWRIADMPVRPANNGGSFLSITKACREPEQAFQIITWILNAANQAQGYVDAGLFPSTPASYDLKQLREADPFFGGQVTTDVFGPAAQKIVVAYNSPYDIALGTPIKDEIKNVGVLGKDPGKAWSDAMSKCRRIAKHLGVSY
- a CDS encoding carbohydrate ABC transporter permease, encoding MAVIEQSPPAVAPRLSPTGPKKGWRKYWHLYAAISPFYLIFLGFGLFPVGFSLYLSFHRWDGLGSMEWAGLSQYRYLLTDSDFWNSIGNTIIIWALATFPMILLAMVTAVMLNSAVRFKSLYRVAYFLPNVTSVVAIAIVFGSIFSTNNGVVNAVLHGVGIDQVAWLNTPWGIKVTIAALMTWQWTGYNAIIFLAGLQTIPSELYEAARVDGANPFQTFFRITLPLLRPTLLFVLVVSTVTGLQSFSEPQVLLQTSSNDSTFAGGPGHSGQTMVLYFFQQTFDNNDFGYGAAVAWGIFLVVVLFSIINWRLVQRRGD
- a CDS encoding carbohydrate ABC transporter permease, with translation MASIKGSRRRGLALHLPLIVGTLISAFPFYWAVIMSTHSSSEIFSYPPKLLPGTHFLENVRNLFDAIDFFGSMWNSLLVATSVTFLVLLFDSLAAFVFAKFEFPGKGLLFGLLMVIFMVPAQLSVIPQFVVMAKIGWIGSMTALIVPAAANAFGIFWMRQYMKTAIHDELLDASKLDGANFLRQYWHVALPVVRPGLAFLGIFTFMGQWNDFAWPLISLTNPDNVTLQVALSQLNGTHGTTDYGIVMTGALLALIPLLIVFAIGAKQIIGDLAKGAVRG
- a CDS encoding glycoside hydrolase family 2 TIM barrel-domain containing protein, translating into MTSDPLLALRPWESPEVTSWGRLPMNAVDRRCGALSLDGDWRFQLLPHPTAPVGDDWSTARVPGAWTLQDTDDLPWYTNVRMPWGDFPPASPDANPTGVYEREFDVPAEWAGRRIVLQVGAAESVLLVHVDGRPVGISKDSHLAAEFDLSDVVWPGRPATVRLTVVKWSDATHIEDQDQWWHGGITRSVLLYATDPLHLADVTVRAPASGELRVDCRVRDAGGALPAGWYVTGEIDGHLLLQDAEFDRSNAEDDRVSDFLGEPRLGVRVSDVRTWNAETPELYDLTVRLHRADGTVADTSQRRIGFRDVEIVGRDLLVNGERIYVRGVNRHDFHPLTGRTVSYDDMRADLVLLKRFGFNAIRTAHYPNDPTLYDLADELGFYVVDEADIESHDHAHEIADDPRYLNAFVDRVSRMVLRDKNHPSVIIWSLGNESDYGANHDAAAGWLRRHDPTRPLQYEGAAKLGWADPAVASDIACPMYAPLEDCVAHALSGRQTKPLIQCEYSHAMGNSNGTLADHWAAIESTPGLQGGFIWEFWDHGILQCVNSGRPLGRAGAGLHDNGVAAPGLRWAYGGDFGETIHDGAFIADGVVFPDRTPKPVMFEHREIAAPVRLEAFRHEGLVVANHQSFRGLDWLTATWELTLADGRTLTAPAELPDLRPGETAAVPLPFELPADGGEAWVTLRVTTAGDEPWAPRGTEICVPQLLLRAAPEVPETVVAGPRVKVDADGLLVHPLLTSAPVLSLWRAPTDNDELGGMAARWQDWGLDTLVRKAVDVRRDGGQVTVLAEYAANAGVIRHEQVFTPVQGGIRVEEGVELPDAYADVARVGSVFETVSGLDLLEWFGQGPWESYPDRAAGAPVGHHSAPVDSLFTPYLRPQESGGRHGVRRFRLSAPDATGLSVVLDRPRQVSVTRFRAEELAAATHHDQLTARPGCVVHIDAAHRGLGTASCGPDTFPSYLLQPGTHRWAWTLRTL